GGACGGCGCTGCGGCTCGAGCTGGGGAAGGTCGCGACGCGCATCGATCACGTCGGATCGACCGCCGTACCCGGGCTCGCGGCCAAGGACGTGATCGACATTCAGATCTCGGTCGCCCAACGGACGGCCGAAGGAGGCATCCGCGGACCGCTCGAGACCCTCGGGTATGTCTTCTACCCCGCGAACCCCGACCGGACCCAACTGTTCTTCCGTGAACCGGAGGGGCGCCGCCGCACCCACGTTCACGTCCGCGCGCAGGGCAGCTTCGACGAGCAGCTCAACTTACTGTTCCGTGACTTCCTGAGGGCCGAACCCGCGGTCGCCCAGCTCTACGCCTCGGAAAAGCGGACGCTGGCGGAGCGTTTCCGGAACGACCGGGAAGGCTACGTTGCAGCCAAGGAGCCCATGCTCTGGAGCCTGCTCGTGCGGGCCCATTCGTGGTCTCAGAAGGTGGGCTGGTCGCCTCCGTCGAGCGACGCGTGATCGGGGCGATCCGAAGTACTAGCCGCCGCGGCTGAAGTCGATCGCCTGGGCGTCGACCTCGATCCCATCGGCGCGGATCCAGTACGGCTGGATCGACCGGGCGTGATCCGTGCGCCGCATCTTCAGTATCCGCAGCGAGAGATCGATCCTCCGGCCTTCCGCTGGGGTGGAGTAGCCGAGCAGGATGACCCCATCGGCGACGTACTCGGAGAGACCGTCGCGGCTCACCCCGGGGTGGCGCGGGTCGGCCTCGGCGGTGAACACCGTCGTCGCGCCGGAGGCCCGGCACGCTCCGGCGAGGGCGAAGAG
This window of the Thermoplasmata archaeon genome carries:
- a CDS encoding GrpB family protein, whose protein sequence is MSPNDDPIIIVPYDPRWPEEFRAIGTALRLELGKVATRIDHVGSTAVPGLAAKDVIDIQISVAQRTAEGGIRGPLETLGYVFYPANPDRTQLFFREPEGRRRTHVHVRAQGSFDEQLNLLFRDFLRAEPAVAQLYASEKRTLAERFRNDREGYVAAKEPMLWSLLVRAHSWSQKVGWSPPSSDA